The sequence tgttgttgctgttattattattattattattattatcacacgTTGTCATCCATGAAGTAATGATAAAACTTTATGATAAAAGCTTCATCTTTTGatgattttatattaaactcATTTGTAGATTTTAGACACTAAATAAATGCACAGACTCCTTCGATTTTAGCCTTCATTGCGCAATTTCTGTGCGCGATTGATCCTCTAGAATGTGCTCGTGTCGCTTTGGCTTTGTCGACGTAGCCTATTTGGTGACGTAACAATATCCGGGTCGTCTGGAGAAACATGGCGGAAGTGGACGAGTTAAACAAACCTCTGGTAAAAACAATCGgatttgtatttataattttGTGATTCTGACTTGTTTAAAAGACTGATTTCATGTTAAAAAGGTACGAGAAGCTATTTTTATTGGCTGTTTTTTGTTCTTAGTCACTGTATCTGTGGTTGCGATAGAAGGCtgtgttgtcttttttaatACCACCTGTTTACCGTGTTGTTAACTGTGATTGGCTGGTCGTTTTCCCGCCTCCTTCTTACCTCAGTCTTTTAACGTTAAAGAATCCGTGATTTATTTCCTTACCTTTTTAATTTAAACGTGACGTTTGGTTTATTGATTCAGTTGTAATGTATAGATTATACACGTCAATCTTGGGTCGCTATTGAAATATCATGTCACTTTGACCAATCAGCAGGCGTGTCGAATGTGTGATCAGCCAATAAATCAGAGTGGGCGGGGTTTTGTCGGTATACGGGTGGGAAAAGATGTTTACATGTACAGGTACATGTTTAAGTTTTGTGTTAAATCAcagggggtgtaaactttttcACAGCAGCTGAAATTGTTGTAGTGAGATTTGATAAGTGGaacgtgtgtgtattgtgtatgtgtatgtatatgtgtgtattgcgtgcgtgtgtgtgtatatttgtgtgtgtttatatatatatatatacatgtatgtgtgtgtgtgtgtgtgtgtatatttgtgtgtgtttatatatatatataatatatatatatatatatatatatatagtgtgtgtgtgtgtgtgtttgtgtgtttatttgtgtgtgtgtgtgtgtgtgtgtgtgtgtttatatttatatatatatatatatatataatgtgtgtgtgtgtgtgtgtgtgtatttgtgtgtttatttgtgtgtgtgtatatatatttgtgtgtgtgtgtgtatatttgtgtgtttatttgtgtgtatatatatttgtgtgtgtgtgcttatatttatatatatatatatatatgtgtgtgtgtgtgtgtgtatttgtgtgtgtgtatatatatttatgtgtgtgtgtgtgtgttatatatatatatatatatatatatatatatatatatatatatatatatatatatatatatataatgtgtgtgtgtgtgtgtgtgtatttgtgtgtttatttgtgtgtgtgtatatatatttatgtgtgtgtgtgtgtgtttatatatatatatgtgtgtgtgtgtgtgtgtatttgtgtgtttatttgtgtgtatatatatttatgtgtgtgtgtgtgtgtttatatatatatatgtgtgtgtgtgtgtgtgtatttgtgtgtttatttgtgtgtgtgtatatatatatatatgtgtgtgtgtgtgtgtgtgtgtatttgtatgtttatttgtgtgtgtgtatatatatttatgtgtgtctgtgtgtgtgtgtttatatatatatatatatgtgtgtgtgtgtgtgtgtgtgtgtgtgtatttgtgtgtttatttgtgtgtgtgtatatatatttgtgtgtgtgtgtgtgtgtgtgtgtgtgtgtgtgtgtgtttatatatatatatgtttgtgtgtgtgtgtgtgtgtgtgtgtatttgtgtgtgtgtatatatatttatgtgtttgtgtgtgtgtgtttatatatatatatatatatatatgtgtgtgtgtgtgtgtatttgtgtgtttatttgtgtgtgtgtatatatatatttatgtgtgtgtgtgtgtgtgtttatatatatatatatatatgtgtgtgtgtatttgtgtgtttatttgtgtgtgtgtatatatatttatgtgtgtgtgtgtgtgtgtgtttatatatatatgtgtgtgtgtgtgtgtgtgtgtgtatttgtgtgtttatttgtgtgtgtgtatatatatttatgtgtgtgtgtgtgtgtgtgtgtgtgtgtgtgtttatatatatatatgtttgtgtgtgtgtgtgtgtgtatttgtgtgtttatttgtgtgtgtgtatatatatttatgtgtttgtgtgtgtgtgtgtagtttgcaggGTTATCAGACGTGTCCATAGCAGATGATATCCCAGTAGAAGGAGACATCACTGTACCCATGAGCTCTCCGAGTGCCAATGATGAAATCTCCACACTGGATGAACCTGTTAAAGACACGATCGTAAATTTCTCTCACATCACATTCAAATCATTCACTCATTAAAACATTCAGTATTctttaaaacatctaaaaattaTCTAAAGTTAATGATTGCAgcttaacatataaacattgaaGTATTTTACTGGCCTAACTGTGATCCCTCTGTGGTCACATGACCTCCACCCTGTCCTACTGTATGAATAAATCAGTCAGTTTAATGTCACAAACAAATATATCATTGTTTAAAATATCTGTTTAATGTCAAACACAAAGGTGTGACATCAGAGCCAGAAGACTGAGGTGAACGAGttctatttaataaataaactactaCGACTCAAACCTGACGCCAGCTTTTAACTTAATTGAAAGTAAATCACGGCTTTAATCAAACCCTCTtgcaaaaaatgtctttgtttatttgtttttgacacGTTATTGTGTGTGCAAAAGAATTGTGTCAGCAGTGGACGCTGCGCCACCTAGTGGATGTTTTGTGTCCTGCAGCTTCGAGCGAACACGCATGAAGCGTTAAAACTACAAACGTGAATCGATTTTGTTActgttttaaagtgtgtgtctctgtgtgtgtgtctctgtgtgtgtgtctctgtgtgtgtgtctctgtgtgtgtgtctctgtgtgtgtgtctctgtgtgtgtgtctctgtgtgtgtgtctctgtgtgtgtgtctctgtgtgtgcgtgtgttgtagTTGAGGGATTTGAAGGCAGTTGGTCAGAAGTTTGTGCATGTGATGTATCCAAAGAAAAGTTCAGCTTTACTGCGAGACTGTGAgtaaacacacattacatcacaaAACCCATCACTCTGATTGGTGAATCAGGTGTAAATTTCCTGACACACATTTGTGTTTCTGTAGGGGATTTGTGGGGACCATTGCTCCTGTGCGTTGCTCTGGCATTGTAAGTAACACACAACAAATATAGTGGAGTCTGATAAACCCACAGAAAATCTTCAtacctcactgtgtgtgtgtgtgtgtgtgtgtgtcaggatgcTGCAGGGTGGATCTGCAGATAGTAAGGATGATGGAGGTCCTCAGTTTGCTGAAGTCTTTGTTATTGTCTGGTTTGGTTCAATTATCATCACCGTCAACTCTAAACTGCTGGGAGGAACCATGTGAGTCACCGACCAAACGCACTCGCCCGCTTCACACAACAACCCACTTCTCGCACTCGCTGATCAGtaacctgtctgtgtgtgtgtgtgtgtgtgtgtagatcctTCTTccagagtctgtgtgtgttaggttaTTGTATCCTCCCCTTGACGGCAGCCATGTTGGTTTGTCGCCTCGTCCTACTCAGCTCCAGCGGATTGGTCAGCTTTATTGTCCGGATGGTGGTCGTCACCGCCTCCTTTGGCTGGTCAACATTTGGTAAagactaatctctctctctctcttcctctccctctctctctctctcttcctctccctctctcactcacacacatacacacacatacacacacacacacaaagtgtatGCACTGAGAAGAGACAGAGGCAGTGGGACTTTAGTTGTAGTAACACAGCTCACCACCAGATGGCAGTATggtattattttaaacatattttgcctaaaacctttttaaaaaggtgtgtgtgtgtgtgtgtgtgtgtgtgtgtgtgtgtgtgtgtgtgtgtgtgtgtgtttttccacagCCTCCACAGCGTTTCTTGCTGACAGCCAGCCACCCAATCGGAAAGCTCTGGTCGTTTACCCGGTCTTCCTCTTCTACTTCGTGATTGGTTGGATGATCCTGACATTCTCTCCTTCATCGTAACATTCGCTCACTTTCCACCAATCAGCAGAGGGTCTTAACTTGAAGCCCCTCCCTTCCTGCTCTTACTGTCATGTTGCCCAGGACGATGGACCTGATGTTCTAGGGGTGGCTTTCCCAAAAAAAAGGGACACGACATGTggatatttccttttttatttcatgtttgtgtatagacagatggagagctggagaaaaaaggagagagagagagagagagagagagaccaaccTGAAAACTATTTTACTTTTCACACAATTCTACATGTCTttacaccgtgtgtgtgtgtctgtgtgtgtgtgtgtgtgtgtgtgtgtgtgtgtgtgtgtgtgcatacacatAATATTAATGTCTGTCCTGATTTAGTAATATTCacttgtaataaaaataattctgtcATTTGATTAAATTCTTTAATTCTAATAGAAATCAGATGGATgtctcatgaatattaatgagtggGGCGTGGTCAgcttgtgtatctgtatgtgtgtgagtttgtgtggaGAGGTTGTGGTGATGTGGGATTAATTACAGCTgtgattgtgtatttattactaTGTAATAAAGATGTTAATAACAGCAGTGAATAGTGGAGTGTGTTAATGTAGCAGAATTAACTCGTGTTAACGTGACAGAATTAACTCATGTTAACGTGACAGAATTAACTCGTGTTAATGTGACAATTAACTCGTGTTAACGTGACAGAATTAACTCGTGTTAACGTGACAGAATTAACTCGTGTTAATGTGACAGAATTAACTCGTGTTAATGTGACAGAATTAACTCGTGTCCTGCTCATCTTCAGTCTGATGGAGGAACATGGTGAGACTTTAAGGAGGTGAATCAGCATATTGACCAGATTTTAGCACTGATATGAAAGAGACATGAAATTAAGAACAATTTATGAAAACTTTGCGTTAGCGTGTTCATGACGTTTATGTCATCACCTCAACTACAAACTCATGCTAATGATGCGAAGGCCACTGAGTATTTTAACGTGTTCGCGAGTTCCTTTTCATCACGATGTGCAGTTAAAGAggctgtatcacacacactgtacacagtgAGCTGGGGTAATGGATCGTGCTAATTATCCAGCTAGTTAGCATGTGCTAGAACAACAGACTGGGATTTAATGACGGATTCGTCGTCCTGGAGTTTCGTCTCCACGCTGGAAAATTAGTCGTGTCTGTGGACATAATGTGAATATTTGAATACCACACAATGTAGATAGAACAAGAGATTTTAAagacatgtgagtgtgtgtgtgtgtgtgtgttactcaaaGAGTACagagtgctgtgtgtttgtggacaGTCGTAGGGGGAAAATGTAAAAACGTGGGAGGTTTggaatgaggtgtgtgtgtttgtgtgtgtgtttgagtacgtgtttgtgtgtgtgtttgtgtgtgtttgtgtgtgtttgagtacgtgtttgtgtgtgtgtttgtgtgtgtttgagtacgtgtttgtgtgtgtttgtgtgtgtgtttgagtacgtgtttgtgtgtggttgagtacctgtgtgtgtgtgtgtgtgtgtgtgtgtgtgtgttctttgggAACagagtgtaaaatgtaaatctgtTTGTAATtctgaaaaatgtgaaaaataccCAGCAAAGAATCTGACTTTCAGTGTTAAGGAGAGGaaaagatttctttctttctttctttctttctttctttctttctttctttcttcatttattttctgtaacgtcgaattattttttgtttaaaactgaTTTTATATTTCTTGTACATTTCTGAATTGATTATTTAGTGAGTTTATTAGCATTTAGCGTCTCCCACATCTGCATGAACAATACAGAGTCTGTGTTTTagcagttagcattagcatgtgtGGTATGTAGGAACGCCGGCCCCTTGGCTCTGAATCTCAgcagtcccacacacacacacacacacacacacacacacacacacacacacacacacactcctccctcTCTTGCAGTGAACCAGAGTGAAACAGTCCGAGTCAGTCTCTCACATGCTTttacaaactctcacacactctcacacactctcacacactctcacacacctatATGACCTTTCACCCCTGACTGTCTGACCCCTGCACTGTCAGGGCactgaggatgaagatgatgaagagggTGGGGCtcttcagctgtctgtctgcactCCTCACTAAGACCAAGGtgagacaccacacacacaaacacacacacaaagagagagacagagagagcataCAAGACAGGTGCAGTGCAGTGTATCGaccaataatcacacacacacacacactcacacacactcacacacacaataaatgcagctgttatttttaaaatctggtgtgtatgtgtgtgtgtgtgtgtgtgtgtacacttactTTTGaaactgtcagtgtgtgtatacacataatTTTGAAActgtcagagtgtgtgagtgtgtgtgtatgtgcactctTCAGTGAGTGTGTTCTTCCTCCCAGTTACCACGACAACCTCTATTTTAAAAGTTGCCCTACACTGAGGTTCCTGTGTCTCGGCCAATGGGCTTTTCTCCGGAAGCTCGGTGACATCACCGCATTCCTCTGGTGTATTTATACTGAAATTTTCCAGCAAGTTTTGTAACGGACTGTTCTGGAAAAAAAGGAGAGCAGGAGGAGAGAAAAACATGGAATTGTGGGATTATTACAGAATGACACttacttgtgtttgtgtttaagacaaacataaataaatgataataaatcaaACTCACGTTGTAGAAGGAGAAGACTTTCACATTTCAGCTCTGGTTTACATTAATGCACATGTTCTGGTACCTTCTGGTCTCCATAGTAACCACTCCTTCACAGGGATGTAAAGTGTGTGAAGTGAAACACCACCATCATACACACTGtactgcagaacacacacacacaccaatcagtGAGATATTAATCACCTGCTTCATGTAATCACTTCATTAATCTGTTTCAGAGGCTAGTTGGGTCGAGCGGCTCGAAGTGTCCTGGTGAGTCTgaggcttattattattattattattattattattattattattattagtattattattattgttgttgttggtgttattagtattattattattatttttatgatgatgataatgatgactattattattattattattattattattattattgttattattattattattattgttattattactgttattattattattattagtagtagtagtattttcattattataattgttactattattattattttttatgatgatgatgatgatgattattattattattattattattattattattattatatagattaATAGATAGAATCGGgacaattttaaaatgtttttttaggtAAAAGGAGGTAAAATATCACACACTTATAAACAGAAGCACTGGTTAATTTACTGAAAACTGAAACGAAAGTTCTTTCATCATGAAAGTGGGCGTGGTCTAACCTGTACACTACATATCCCAtaaatacgtgtgtgtgtgtgtgtgtgtgtgtgagtgtgtgtgtgtgcgtgtgtgtgtgcgtgtgtggagggaggggtgtgtgtgtgtgtgtgtgtgtgtgtgtgtgtgaatgaacccagaacagaagagaaagttTAGAGCAAAATATGAGCAGAGAGTGAAATAAAGAAAGGAGCGCAGTGTGGAggacagaagagaagaagaggaggaggaggaggaggaggaggaggaagataatAGACACGTTACGGAGCAAAAATGGATAAAACTGTAGAACCGGTCTGTCAGAGAAGTGTCAGGACTTTACCTGTGTTCAGGGGGAAGAGTAAAAACACACAGGAGTTAGGTGagttacagagtgtgtgtgtgtgtgtgtgtgtgtgtgtgtgtgtgtgtgtgtgtgtgtgtgtgtgtgtgtgtgtgtgagtgtgtgtgtgtgtgtgtgtgtgtgtgtgtgtgtgtgtgtgtgtgtgtgtgagtgtgtgtgtgtgtgtgtgtgtgtgtgtgtgtgtgtgtgtgtgtgtgtgtgtgagtgtgtgtgtgtgtgtgtgtgtgtgtgtgtgtgtgtgtgtgagtgtgtgtgtgtgtgtgtgtgtgtgtgtgtgtgtgagtgtgtgtgagagagagagagagagagagagagagagagagagagagagagagacagacaggtagagaaacagattgagagagaaaaagagagagagagagagacagacagagggagagaaacagattgagagagagagagagacagagacagacagacagagagagagacagacagagagagagacagacagagggagagaaacagagagagagacagagagagacagagagagacagacagacagagagagagagggagagacagacagagagagagacagacagacagagagagagtgagatgatgagagagaaagagagagagagagagagagagagagagagagagagacagacagagagagagagacagagagagagacagacagacagagagagagtgagatgatgagagagagagagagagagagagagacagacagagagagagacagacagagggagagaaacagagagagagacagagagagacagagagagacagacagacagagagagagagggagagacagacagagagagagacagacagacagagagagagtgagatgatgagagagaaagagagagagagagagagagagagagagagagagagagagacagacagagagagagagacagagagagagacagacagacagagagagagtgagatgatgagagagagagagagagagagagagagagagagagagagagacagagacagacagacagagagagagacagacagagagagagacagacagagggagagaaacagagagagagacagagagagacagagagagacagacagacagagagagacagagagagagacagacagacagagagagagtgagatgatgagagagaaagagagagagagagagagagagagagagacagacagacagacagagagagagagacagagagagagacagacagacagagagagagtgagatgatgagagagagagagagagagagagagagagagagagagaattgtatTAATTCTAGCACAACAGggtgaaaaaaataacacagaacacacacttatgtgaactacaataacacacacttatgtgaactacaataacacacacttatgtgaactacaataacacacacttatgtgaactacaataacacacacttatgtgaactacaataacacacacttatgtgaactacaataacacacacttatgtGAACTACAATAACACACTTATGTGAactacaataacacacacttatgtgaactacaataacacacacttatgtgaactacaataacacacacttatgtgaactacaataacacacacctgtgcttAAAGAccagaagctgctgctgttctcaCCGCCCACTGACACTGTGGTCAGCTCAGTTTATAgcctcactgtcacacacaaacatcttcctgttttaaatatgtaactagtaaccactgtgtgtgtgtgtgtgtgtgtgtgtgtgtgtgtgtgtgtgtgtgtatgtgtgtgtttgtatgtatgtgtgtgtttgtatgtatgtgtgtgtttgtatgtgtgtgtttgtgtgtgtgagtatgtgtgtgtatatatgtgtgtgtatatgcgagtgtttgtgtgtgtttgtgtgtgtgtgtttgtgtgtgagtatgtgtgtgtgtgtttgtgtgtgtgagtatgtgtgtgtgtttgaatgtgtgtatatgtgtgtgtgtgtgtatgtgtgtgtttgaatgtgtgtttgaatgcgtgtgtgtgtgtttgtgtgtttgtttgtgtgtgtgtatgtgtgtttgaatgtgtgtgtgtgtttgtgtgtgtgtgtatgtgtgtgtttgaatgtgtgtttgaatgcgtgtgtgtgtgtttgtgtgtttgtttgtgtgtgtgtatgtgtgtttgaatgtgtgtgtgtgtttgtgtgtgtgtgtatgtgtgtttgaatgtgtgtgtgtttgtgtgtgtgtgtgtatgtgtgtttgaatgtgtgtgtgtgtttgaatgtgtgtgtttgtgtgtgtgtgtgcatgtgtgtgtatgtgtgttagaatgtgtgtgtgtgtgtgtttgtgtgttttgctgtGTAGTGAGAGGCGGAGGTCAGTGTGAATGCGGTGTAGTGGGCGATGGGGTGAGTGTACAGTTTAGTCAGTGCTGATGTAAATGAGATGGAAccagagaagaaggagaagataaAATGGAACAGAACCAAGTGAgaacaaagagacagaaaacatCAAAGATAAACATCTGGTATATTTTCTTATCATCTCTTGTGTAAAAGTCAGCAGAGCAGATTATGAAATCTGTGTAACCTCATGACCTCATACCTCAGctgaccagtgtgtgtgtgtatgtgtacgtgcgtatgtatgtgtgtgcgtgtgtgtgtacatgtgtgtgtatacttgtgtgtgtgtttgtgtgtgtgtgtgtttgtgtgtgtgtgtgtgcgtgtgtgcatttgtattcgtgtgtgtatacgtgtgtgtgtttgtgtgtgtctgtatgtatgtgtgtgtttatctgtgtgttgtctgtgtgtgtttgtgtctgtgtgtgtgttagagatagAGCTGGCACTGACTTTATTCCATTCAGACCTGTTTAAACTTGTTggttaaaaatgaaacacaattttGCTTCTgccagtgctgtgtgtgtgtgtgtgtgtgtgtgtgtgtgtgtgtgtgtgtgtgtgtgtgtgtgtgtgtgtgtgttaaattaacAGCTGTTCTGGCttaattttaaaggtttaatagTCTGGCTTAATTTTAAAGGTTGTGACAAcacagacttgtgtgtgtgtgtgtgtgtgtgtgtgtgtgtgtgtgtgtgtgtgtgtgtgtgtgtgtgtgtgttgatgatgataGGCATCATAAACCCTTCATGATAAACAGAGGTTTAGGGCACTTTCTTCTTCAACTCACATTCCAAGACAGGAGCAGACAGAACTTGGGTTTTAGTTCATTTTCCAACAACTCGAGACATCGCTAGAACAGTTGTCATGACAACGGTATCATGACGCTGGTATGAAGGCGGCTGTGTCATCCTTACATCATAATCTTCACAATCGAGCAGTTTCACAACATGGAAGAAGATTTCGGTTATCAATGTTGCCTTAACTTTGTGTTTAGCTTTAAAAGTAGGTGTGGCTAATCTGGGGTCTAATGGGTGGAGCCTAATGATAATGAGTGAATAAAGGAAATCTTGATGAGTCCTAACTGTCTCTCTCCTaactgtctctccatctgtctctctcctaaCTGTCTCTCCTAACTGTCTCTCTCCTAACTGTCTCTCTCCTAACTGTCTCTCCTAACTGTCTCTCTCCTAACTGTCTCTCCTAACTGTCTCTCTCCTAACTGTCtccccatctgtctctctcctaaCTGTCTCTCCTAACTGTCTCTCTCCTAACTGTCTCTCTCCTAACTGTCTCTCTCCTAACTGTCTCTCTCCTAACTGTCTCTCTCCTAACTGTCTCTCCTAACTGTCTCTCTCCTAACTGTCTCTCCTAACTGTCTCTCTCCTAACTGTCtccccatctgtctctctcctaaCTGTCTCTCCTAACTGTCTCTCTCCTAACTGTCTCTCTCCTAACTGTCTCTCTCCTAACTGTCTCTCCTAACTGTCTCTCTCCTAACTGTCTCTCTCCTAACTGTCTCTCCTAACTGTCTCTCCTAACTGTCTCTCTCCTaactgtctctccatctgtctctctcctaactgtctctccatctgtctctctcctaactgtctctccatctgtctctctcctaactgt comes from Tachysurus vachellii isolate PV-2020 chromosome 26, HZAU_Pvac_v1, whole genome shotgun sequence and encodes:
- the yipf6 gene encoding protein YIPF6, whose translation is MAEVDELNKPLFAGLSDVSIADDIPVEGDITVPMSSPSANDEISTLDEPVKDTILRDLKAVGQKFVHVMYPKKSSALLRDWDLWGPLLLCVALALMLQGGSADSKDDGGPQFAEVFVIVWFGSIIITVNSKLLGGTISFFQSLCVLGYCILPLTAAMLVCRLVLLSSSGLVSFIVRMVVVTASFGWSTFASTAFLADSQPPNRKALVVYPVFLFYFVIGWMILTFSPSS